The following proteins come from a genomic window of Lachnoclostridium phytofermentans ISDg:
- a CDS encoding TrkH family potassium uptake protein: MLKRVSPGRLISLGFASVILIGAIILWLPISANDGVNVRFIDALFTSTSAVCVTGLIAVDTADTFNIFGRTVVGFLIQIGGLGVTSIGVAILLFAGKKVGIKGRVLMRDSMNLNSLKGIMQLVKAVLFTTLCFEVVGTILSFIVFVKDYSPVKALGISLFHSVASFNNSGFDVLGHFQNLLNYKDNVLLNLTTAGLIIFGGMGFIVTKELVEKRSLRKLSLHTKVVLMMTGILLTVGTVLLYLTEDITWLGAFFMSTSARTAGFSTYNSGNFTNAGLFVLIILMFIGASPGSTGGGIKTTTFFTLIKSLYSTAKNKHCTAFKRRVPNDVISRSFVIFLLAMGLVCLNTLLMCFIEPDNSFIQNLYEITSAFGTVGLSTGITPYLKDLSKLILILTMFVGRLGPMTIATLWSHKDKPSVSYSEESLIIG, translated from the coding sequence CTGCTAAAAAGGGTAAGCCCTGGAAGATTAATATCATTAGGGTTTGCAAGTGTTATTTTGATTGGAGCAATAATTTTATGGCTCCCAATATCTGCAAACGATGGAGTAAATGTTAGATTTATAGATGCTTTGTTTACTTCAACAAGCGCGGTTTGTGTAACCGGATTAATTGCTGTCGATACAGCAGACACCTTTAATATATTTGGTCGTACCGTAGTAGGATTTCTAATTCAGATTGGAGGATTAGGGGTTACTAGTATCGGTGTCGCAATCTTGTTATTTGCAGGGAAGAAGGTTGGTATTAAGGGTAGAGTACTCATGAGAGATTCGATGAATTTAAACTCTCTGAAGGGTATTATGCAACTTGTTAAGGCAGTATTATTTACTACCTTATGCTTTGAAGTGGTAGGAACAATTTTAAGCTTCATCGTCTTTGTAAAAGACTATTCACCAGTTAAAGCATTGGGAATAAGTTTATTCCATTCGGTGGCAAGTTTTAATAACTCTGGTTTTGACGTTCTAGGACACTTTCAAAACCTCTTAAATTATAAAGATAATGTATTACTCAACTTAACTACAGCTGGTTTAATTATCTTTGGTGGTATGGGTTTTATTGTTACAAAAGAGCTTGTAGAGAAAAGATCCCTTCGTAAATTAAGTCTTCATACTAAGGTTGTACTTATGATGACTGGTATTTTGTTAACAGTAGGAACCGTACTTTTATATTTAACAGAAGATATTACTTGGCTTGGTGCCTTTTTTATGAGCACATCAGCTAGAACTGCTGGATTTAGTACTTATAATTCAGGCAATTTTACAAATGCTGGTTTATTTGTCTTAATTATTTTAATGTTTATTGGAGCCTCTCCTGGTTCCACTGGTGGTGGTATCAAGACAACTACCTTTTTTACATTAATAAAAAGCCTATATAGTACAGCCAAAAACAAACACTGTACAGCGTTCAAACGTAGGGTTCCAAATGATGTTATTTCAAGATCATTTGTAATATTTTTATTAGCAATGGGTTTGGTATGTTTAAATACGTTACTAATGTGTTTTATCGAACCTGATAACAGCTTTATACAAAATTTATATGAAATTACAAGTGCGTTTGGTACGGTAGGTTTATCTACAGGTATTACACCATATTTAAAAGATTTATCAAAATTAATATTAATTTTAACAATGTTTGTCGGAAGGCTTGGACCTATGACGATAGCTACCCTTTGGTCACATAAAGATAAGCCTAGTGTAAGCTATTCTGAGGAAAGTTTAATTATAGGATAA
- a CDS encoding potassium channel family protein, whose protein sequence is MKSNRSSIEFGIIGLGRFGYALAETLASAGKEVMVIDNNEDTIKQIRGIVQEAFVAGALTQEVLEETGIQNCETVVVCIGEKVDTSILTTLHVINMGVPRVIAKAFSSDQGKVLEKLGAEVIYPERDMAIRLANRLVYSKALDFIELNGDITVSEIQVTEKLIGKTITDIDVRKNFNLNIIALEHGNITTIEVSPDTDLKEGDAIVVIGRKDQIAKFEAHIAY, encoded by the coding sequence ATGAAAAGTAATCGTTCATCAATTGAGTTTGGTATTATTGGATTGGGTAGATTTGGATATGCTTTAGCTGAGACTTTAGCAAGTGCTGGTAAAGAGGTAATGGTAATTGACAATAATGAAGATACCATTAAACAAATACGTGGAATAGTTCAAGAAGCTTTTGTTGCTGGAGCTTTAACACAAGAAGTACTAGAAGAGACAGGAATTCAAAATTGTGAGACTGTTGTTGTCTGTATTGGTGAAAAAGTTGATACCAGTATATTAACCACACTTCATGTAATTAACATGGGTGTACCACGTGTAATAGCAAAGGCATTTAGTTCAGATCAAGGTAAAGTATTAGAAAAGTTAGGTGCAGAGGTTATCTATCCAGAGAGGGATATGGCAATTCGTCTTGCAAATCGTTTGGTATATTCCAAAGCACTAGATTTTATTGAATTGAATGGTGACATCACAGTATCAGAGATACAAGTTACTGAGAAACTTATTGGAAAAACAATCACCGATATCGATGTTCGTAAAAACTTTAATCTTAACATTATCGCATTAGAGCATGGTAATATCACTACGATAGAGGTGTCTCCAGATACTGATTTAAAAGAAGGAGATGCTATTGTAGTTATCGGAAGAAAAGATCAAATAGCTAAATTTGAAGCGCATATTGCTTATTAA
- a CDS encoding GH36-type glycosyl hydrolase domain-containing protein yields the protein MNYGYFDEANREYVITKPNTPAPWANYLGSPEYGAIISNNAGGYSFVKSGANGRISRYIFNQEDKPGRYIYLRDDVSGDYWSASWQPVGKDLSVYQNECRHGTAYTKISADYSNIHSEALYYVPLNKTHEVWKLSVTNTDNKERKISTFGFIEFTNEDYYENDQVNLQYTLFITKTYFKENKILQTINENTGKNAEGTNYRERFFGSVGQPIVSYNGDKASFIGRYHSYGNPVAVINGCCDNTLNYNSNACGALHSILTLAPGETKELVYILGKKNDKDSAEILKGYEDFSIIENELVELKTYWHGKLEQFQVQTPDDNFNHMVNTWNAYQCFITFIWSRAASFMYAGLRNGYGYRDTVQDIQGIIHLDPELAGEKIRFMLSAQVDNGGGLPLVKFNHNAGHEDTPDDASYAQATGHPAYRADDALWLFPTVLKYISETGNKTFIDEVIPYANKDEGTVYDHLKRAINFSMERLGAHNMPAGLHADWNDCLRLGKKGESSFVALQLYYAMTVIRAFAKEKDDDVYLAYLDKVQTELGETIQKYCWEEDRFIRGFKEDGQVIGSKKDPEANMWLNPQSWSVISGLATKDQAEKALESVHRELNTAYGCRLMAPSYVDHAFDGALAILFNKSTKENGGIFSQPQGWIILAESLMGHGDCAYQYFKESSPSSQNDNADVRVLEPYVHGQFTESVDSPFEGRSHVHWLTGTASTVMVGCVEGILGIRPNFDGLLLSPSIPSNWKEVKITKMFRNKKLNITIQNFDGAEGGYRECYLNGTILSSNYIPAESLSVENEVLLVM from the coding sequence ATGAATTACGGTTACTTCGACGAAGCAAACAGAGAATATGTAATTACAAAACCGAATACCCCAGCTCCATGGGCAAATTATTTGGGTTCCCCCGAGTATGGTGCTATTATATCGAATAACGCAGGTGGCTATAGCTTTGTGAAGAGTGGTGCAAATGGTAGAATATCAAGATATATATTCAATCAGGAAGACAAACCAGGAAGATATATTTATTTACGTGATGATGTATCAGGGGATTATTGGTCAGCATCATGGCAGCCAGTTGGTAAAGATTTATCGGTTTATCAAAATGAATGCCGTCATGGTACCGCTTATACCAAAATTAGTGCTGATTATTCTAATATTCATTCCGAAGCTTTATATTATGTTCCTTTAAACAAGACACATGAAGTTTGGAAGTTGTCTGTAACCAATACCGACAATAAAGAACGAAAAATTTCCACCTTCGGCTTCATTGAATTTACGAATGAGGACTATTATGAAAATGATCAAGTTAATCTCCAGTATACACTCTTTATTACCAAAACTTATTTTAAAGAGAATAAGATCCTACAAACAATTAACGAAAATACTGGCAAGAATGCAGAAGGTACGAATTACCGTGAACGTTTCTTTGGTAGTGTAGGTCAACCTATTGTTTCCTATAATGGTGACAAGGCATCCTTTATTGGGCGTTATCATAGTTATGGAAATCCAGTTGCCGTTATCAATGGATGCTGCGATAATACTTTAAATTATAATTCTAACGCATGCGGTGCCCTTCACTCCATATTAACTCTTGCACCTGGTGAAACAAAGGAATTAGTATACATATTAGGTAAGAAAAATGATAAAGACTCTGCAGAAATTTTAAAAGGTTATGAGGATTTTTCTATCATCGAGAATGAGTTAGTAGAGTTAAAAACATATTGGCATGGAAAATTAGAGCAATTCCAGGTTCAAACCCCAGATGATAACTTTAATCATATGGTTAATACGTGGAATGCTTACCAATGCTTTATCACATTTATCTGGTCAAGAGCCGCTTCTTTCATGTATGCAGGATTAAGAAACGGTTACGGTTATCGAGATACCGTACAAGACATACAAGGTATCATTCATCTTGATCCAGAATTGGCGGGTGAAAAGATTCGCTTCATGCTATCAGCGCAGGTAGATAATGGTGGCGGTTTACCATTAGTAAAGTTCAATCATAACGCTGGTCATGAAGATACTCCTGACGATGCTTCTTATGCACAAGCAACTGGACATCCAGCTTACCGTGCAGATGACGCTCTCTGGTTATTCCCTACGGTATTAAAGTACATTTCTGAAACAGGAAATAAAACATTTATTGATGAAGTTATTCCATATGCTAATAAAGACGAAGGAACCGTTTATGATCACTTAAAGAGAGCTATAAATTTCTCTATGGAGCGCCTAGGGGCACATAATATGCCTGCTGGACTTCATGCTGATTGGAACGATTGTTTGCGACTTGGTAAAAAAGGAGAATCTTCCTTCGTAGCACTACAGTTATATTATGCTATGACCGTAATTCGTGCGTTTGCAAAGGAAAAAGATGATGACGTTTATCTTGCCTATTTAGATAAAGTACAAACAGAACTTGGTGAAACCATCCAGAAATATTGTTGGGAAGAAGATCGTTTTATCCGTGGCTTTAAAGAAGATGGTCAAGTAATCGGTTCTAAGAAAGATCCAGAAGCAAATATGTGGCTAAATCCACAGTCATGGTCAGTGATTAGTGGTCTTGCTACTAAGGACCAAGCTGAAAAAGCATTAGAGAGTGTTCATCGCGAATTAAATACAGCGTATGGATGCCGCTTAATGGCTCCATCCTACGTTGACCATGCATTTGACGGTGCTCTTGCTATCTTATTTAATAAATCAACCAAAGAGAATGGTGGTATCTTCTCGCAGCCACAAGGTTGGATCATCCTTGCAGAATCCTTAATGGGTCATGGTGATTGCGCCTATCAGTATTTTAAGGAGAGCTCTCCATCTTCTCAGAATGATAATGCAGATGTCCGTGTTCTTGAACCATATGTTCATGGGCAATTTACAGAATCGGTTGATAGCCCATTTGAAGGCCGATCCCATGTACACTGGTTGACAGGAACTGCATCAACTGTGATGGTTGGCTGCGTCGAAGGTATCTTAGGTATACGTCCTAACTTCGATGGTCTATTACTCTCCCCTTCCATACCATCCAATTGGAAAGAAGTTAAAATTACTAAGATGTTCCGCAATAAGAAGTTAAATATTACGATACAAAACTTTGATGGTGCAGAAGGTGGTTACCGCGAATGTTACTTAAATGGAACAATACTTTCTTCAAATTACATTCCTGCGGAATCACTATCTGTAGAAAATGAAGTATTATTAGTAATGTAG
- a CDS encoding phage holin family protein, producing the protein MKDIVTSIQILISSLGGFLGWFLGGTDGFMYALLLFIVIDYLTGVMVAILQHKVSSEVGFRGIFKKVVILCLVGIGHIIDTNVVRSGNVMRTAIIFFYLSNEGISILENVATIGLPIPKKLLDVLVALKSENSNGSLDIKKLEETLESGNSEECKESKKENIGESKEDRLEESKEDKLEEDKEDKLDESKDDKLEESQKDTLEKSRDTNLEEDKNDDSVESKEDSTYKNKKDNMEESQKKNSVVIQKRKM; encoded by the coding sequence ATGAAAGATATCGTAACATCAATTCAGATATTAATATCTAGTCTTGGTGGTTTCTTAGGATGGTTTTTAGGTGGGACTGATGGTTTTATGTATGCATTGTTATTGTTTATCGTTATTGACTATCTTACAGGTGTTATGGTTGCTATCTTGCAGCATAAGGTATCAAGTGAGGTTGGGTTTCGGGGCATTTTTAAAAAGGTAGTTATCTTATGTCTTGTTGGAATAGGCCACATTATTGATACGAATGTTGTTCGTAGTGGTAATGTAATGCGAACTGCAATTATTTTTTTCTATTTATCAAATGAGGGAATCAGCATTTTAGAGAATGTTGCAACGATTGGACTGCCTATACCAAAAAAATTATTGGATGTCCTTGTAGCGTTAAAATCAGAAAATAGTAATGGAAGCTTGGATATAAAAAAATTAGAGGAAACATTAGAAAGTGGTAATAGTGAAGAATGTAAGGAAAGTAAAAAAGAAAATATAGGGGAGAGTAAAGAAGATAGATTAGAAGAGAGTAAAGAAGATAAATTAGAGGAGGATAAAGAAGATAAATTAGACGAGAGTAAAGACGATAAATTAGAGGAGAGCCAAAAAGATACCTTAGAGAAAAGTAGAGATACTAACTTAGAGGAAGATAAAAATGATGATTCTGTGGAAAGTAAAGAGGATAGCACGTATAAAAATAAAAAGGATAACATGGAGGAAAGCCAAAAAAAGAACAGTGTAGTAATCCAAAAAAGAAAAATGTGA
- a CDS encoding argininosuccinate synthase gives MKEKVILAYSGGLDTTAIIPWLKENYDYDVVCCCIDVGQGNELDGLEERAKLSGATKLYIEHVTDEFVDEYVMPCVKAGAVYENKYLLGTSMARPVIAKKLVEVAIKENAVAICHGATGKGNDQVRFELGIKALAPDLKIIAPWRCNNTWKMQSREDEIEYCKAHGIDLPFDASHSYSRDRNLWHISHEGLELEDPANAPNYDHLLVLGVSPEKAPNEAESLSLTFEKGIPVALNGKAMKASEIIEELNVLGGKYGIGIIDIVENRVVGMKSRGVYETPGGTILMEAHTQLEELILDRATLSCKKEIGNKFADVVYEGKWFTPLREALQAFVEVTQEYVTGEVKLKLYKGNIIKQGTTSPYSLYNESIASFTTGELYNHHDAEGFINLFGLSLKVRAMKMAEVEKNK, from the coding sequence ATGAAAGAAAAAGTTATTTTAGCATATTCCGGCGGTCTTGATACTACAGCTATCATTCCATGGTTAAAGGAGAATTATGATTATGATGTGGTTTGCTGCTGTATCGATGTCGGACAGGGAAATGAATTAGATGGATTAGAAGAAAGAGCAAAGTTATCCGGTGCTACGAAATTATACATCGAGCATGTAACCGATGAATTCGTAGATGAATACGTAATGCCATGTGTAAAAGCTGGCGCTGTTTATGAAAATAAATACCTTCTTGGTACTTCTATGGCCAGACCAGTAATAGCAAAAAAATTAGTAGAAGTTGCAATAAAAGAAAATGCTGTTGCAATATGCCATGGTGCAACTGGAAAAGGAAATGACCAAGTTCGTTTTGAATTAGGCATTAAGGCACTTGCTCCAGACTTAAAGATCATAGCTCCATGGAGATGTAACAATACCTGGAAGATGCAGTCTAGAGAAGATGAAATCGAATATTGTAAAGCACACGGAATCGATTTGCCATTTGATGCAAGCCATAGCTATAGTCGTGACCGTAACTTATGGCATATTAGCCATGAGGGTCTAGAGTTAGAAGATCCTGCAAATGCTCCAAACTATGATCATTTACTTGTACTTGGTGTATCTCCCGAAAAAGCTCCAAATGAAGCGGAAAGCTTAAGTTTAACATTTGAAAAAGGTATTCCTGTTGCTCTTAATGGTAAGGCAATGAAAGCTTCTGAGATCATCGAAGAATTAAACGTACTTGGTGGCAAGTATGGTATCGGTATTATTGATATCGTAGAAAACCGAGTTGTTGGTATGAAGTCTCGTGGTGTGTATGAAACTCCTGGTGGAACAATTTTAATGGAAGCTCATACTCAGCTCGAAGAATTAATCTTAGATCGAGCTACACTTTCTTGCAAAAAAGAGATCGGAAATAAATTCGCTGATGTTGTCTATGAAGGTAAATGGTTTACTCCTCTTCGTGAAGCTCTCCAAGCTTTTGTTGAAGTAACTCAAGAATATGTAACAGGTGAAGTTAAATTAAAGCTTTACAAAGGTAATATTATTAAACAAGGAACAACCTCCCCATATTCTCTATATAATGAAAGCATTGCATCTTTCACAACAGGGGAACTATATAATCATCATGATGCAGAAGGATTTATCAATCTTTTTGGACTTTCTTTAAAGGTTCGTGCTATGAAGATGGCTGAAGTAGAAAAAAATAAATAA
- a CDS encoding phosphatase PAP2 family protein, protein MKQILKKYNHAWVLLYFIIYLVWFFYLNQASVDSFHLVKSSLDDKIPFIEWFIIPYYIWFPYVPVVIAYFFFTSKEDFYRCTGFLFIGMTICLIAYSIYPTGINFQHDLDSLGRNNFMIEMTRFIYSVDPGTNVCPSIHCFNSIGLTTVIIKSKRLGKSKLIVTGSIILSTLICMSTVFVKQHSIIDVFFAIGLAIIMYFIIYVPNYERLFKKSRLEVLEGK, encoded by the coding sequence ATGAAACAAATTTTAAAGAAGTATAATCATGCCTGGGTATTGCTTTATTTCATAATTTATTTAGTATGGTTTTTCTATTTAAATCAAGCAAGTGTTGATTCTTTTCATTTAGTTAAATCTAGTCTAGATGACAAGATACCGTTTATTGAGTGGTTCATCATTCCTTATTACATATGGTTTCCTTATGTACCGGTTGTCATTGCTTATTTTTTCTTTACTTCCAAAGAAGATTTTTATCGTTGCACTGGATTTTTATTTATTGGAATGACAATCTGTCTGATTGCATACTCCATTTATCCTACAGGAATAAATTTCCAACATGATTTAGATTCTCTAGGAAGAAATAATTTTATGATTGAGATGACTCGTTTTATTTATAGTGTCGATCCCGGAACGAATGTTTGTCCGAGTATTCATTGTTTCAATTCCATAGGATTAACAACAGTAATAATAAAAAGCAAACGACTTGGGAAGTCTAAACTTATTGTTACTGGGTCCATAATATTAAGCACATTAATCTGTATGTCAACAGTTTTTGTTAAGCAACATTCCATTATTGATGTATTTTTTGCGATTGGACTTGCAATTATCATGTATTTTATAATCTATGTTCCAAATTATGAGCGCTTATTTAAAAAAAGTAGGTTAGAGGTTTTAGAGGGGAAATAA
- a CDS encoding Maf family protein yields MYQIVLASGSPRRKEILSQVGINFTVCVSNMEEITSETLPENIVMELSKMKAHDIAKQYETNTIIIGSDTIVAYKNQILGKPKNEDHAKEMLQLLSGVTHEVYTGVTVIIKNDSGEVEERTFFEISKVTVSDLTEEEIMDYIKSKEPMDKAGAYAVQGRFAAHVTRIEGDYYTIVGLPIARLYQEVKKFGIDLVKQM; encoded by the coding sequence ATGTATCAGATAGTTTTAGCTTCAGGTTCTCCAAGGAGAAAGGAAATCTTATCACAGGTAGGTATCAATTTCACGGTTTGTGTCAGTAATATGGAAGAAATAACATCAGAAACTTTACCTGAAAACATTGTGATGGAACTTTCAAAGATGAAAGCCCATGATATCGCTAAACAATATGAAACAAATACAATTATCATAGGTTCAGATACAATCGTAGCATACAAAAACCAAATTCTTGGAAAACCCAAGAATGAGGATCATGCGAAGGAAATGTTACAATTGTTGTCTGGGGTAACACACGAAGTATATACTGGTGTAACAGTGATTATAAAAAATGATTCAGGAGAAGTAGAAGAGCGCACGTTTTTCGAAATATCCAAGGTTACAGTTTCAGACCTTACCGAGGAAGAAATTATGGATTATATCAAGTCCAAGGAACCTATGGATAAGGCTGGAGCTTATGCTGTTCAAGGAAGATTTGCAGCGCATGTTACAAGAATTGAGGGGGATTATTATACTATTGTAGGACTCCCGATTGCTAGACTTTATCAAGAGGTTAAGAAGTTTGGGATTGATCTTGTAAAGCAGATGTAA
- a CDS encoding alpha-glucosidase, with protein MYTLKSKLRDLYRHPVGYDVINKILLQAGLSKGLIENPVIGALPLSFLNRIAGKKLGNGFFDALLALLNQSNDRLDPYSSKDKKITPTWWKEAVFYQIYPRSFMDGNGDGVGDLPGIISKLDYLKELGVDALWLSPIYDSPGDDNGYDIRDYQKIDSQFGTMEDFDLLLTELHARNMRLVMDLVVNHTSDEHHWFKEALKSSESTYRDYYFLRKEPNNWTSFFSGSAWNHYPEEDLWGLHLFSKKQMDLNWENPKLRQDIYQMIRWWLEKGVDGFRLDVINYISKETGLPDGDSFIGNLMGFTGIEHYFYGPKLHNHLQEIQKEAFTPYQAFSVGETPGIGMKMGKLLTDDSRGELNMMFSFDHLETSGHARFDQYEYDLNYYKSYIMDWMENFADTSWMSLFYDNHDNPRMLSKVDHTHTHRQELAKMLAMIQMTLKGTPFLYQGQELGMINKDFHEISNFRDVESINKYKELCEKMPKEEAFLQILAGSRDHARTPMQWSAKPGCGFSNAVPWIDSDGDELVCNAEIQMQDSESVLSFYRDLIALRRKTPALIYGDIEFTHKKRKDILIYTRYLEGETYLIICNLSNDEQKLPGNVPVSESLEGLESLSASADERKGLVLCNYPAKVMKSLRAYEGRVYRI; from the coding sequence ATGTATACACTTAAAAGTAAATTACGTGACTTATACCGCCATCCTGTGGGGTATGATGTCATCAATAAAATTTTATTGCAGGCAGGTCTTTCCAAAGGGTTGATTGAAAATCCTGTCATCGGTGCTTTACCTCTTTCCTTCCTCAATCGTATTGCAGGAAAAAAACTAGGAAATGGCTTCTTTGATGCATTACTTGCCCTGTTAAATCAATCCAACGACAGGCTTGATCCATACTCATCTAAGGATAAGAAAATTACTCCTACTTGGTGGAAGGAAGCTGTGTTTTATCAGATTTATCCTCGCAGTTTCATGGATGGAAATGGTGATGGTGTCGGAGATCTTCCCGGTATTATTTCGAAATTAGATTACTTAAAGGAGCTTGGCGTGGATGCCCTCTGGCTCTCTCCTATCTATGATTCTCCAGGAGATGACAATGGATATGATATTAGAGATTACCAAAAGATTGATTCACAATTCGGTACCATGGAAGATTTTGATCTCCTGCTTACGGAACTTCATGCACGCAATATGCGTTTAGTCATGGATTTGGTGGTAAATCATACTTCCGATGAACATCACTGGTTTAAAGAAGCGTTGAAATCTTCAGAATCTACTTACCGAGATTATTATTTTCTAAGAAAAGAACCGAACAACTGGACTTCTTTTTTTAGCGGTAGTGCTTGGAACCACTATCCTGAGGAAGATCTCTGGGGACTACATCTATTTTCCAAAAAGCAAATGGATCTAAATTGGGAGAATCCAAAGCTTAGACAAGATATCTATCAAATGATTCGTTGGTGGTTAGAAAAAGGGGTAGATGGCTTTCGCCTGGATGTAATCAACTATATTTCTAAGGAGACTGGACTACCGGATGGTGATTCCTTCATCGGAAATCTGATGGGATTTACAGGAATTGAACATTATTTTTATGGACCAAAGCTTCATAACCATTTGCAGGAAATACAGAAAGAGGCTTTCACACCTTATCAGGCTTTTTCTGTGGGAGAAACTCCTGGTATCGGAATGAAGATGGGAAAACTTCTTACAGACGATAGCCGTGGTGAGCTTAATATGATGTTTTCCTTTGATCATCTAGAAACCAGCGGACATGCTCGATTTGATCAATATGAGTATGATTTAAATTATTATAAATCTTATATTATGGACTGGATGGAAAATTTCGCGGATACCTCATGGATGTCGCTTTTTTATGATAACCATGACAACCCTCGAATGCTTTCTAAAGTTGACCATACCCATACACATCGCCAGGAGCTTGCAAAGATGTTAGCCATGATTCAGATGACGTTAAAAGGTACTCCTTTTTTGTATCAGGGGCAAGAACTTGGAATGATTAATAAAGATTTCCACGAGATTAGCAATTTTCGAGATGTAGAAAGTATTAATAAATATAAGGAACTCTGTGAAAAAATGCCAAAAGAAGAAGCTTTTCTTCAAATCCTTGCAGGAAGTCGTGACCATGCCCGTACACCTATGCAGTGGTCAGCGAAACCTGGGTGTGGTTTCTCAAATGCAGTACCTTGGATTGACAGTGACGGCGATGAATTAGTGTGTAATGCTGAGATTCAGATGCAGGATTCAGAGTCTGTTTTATCTTTTTATCGGGATTTGATTGCACTCAGGAGAAAAACACCAGCATTGATTTATGGAGATATTGAATTCACGCATAAGAAGCGGAAGGATATTTTGATCTATACTCGTTACCTAGAGGGTGAAACTTACCTGATTATCTGTAATTTGAGTAATGATGAGCAGAAACTTCCGGGAAATGTACCTGTTTCGGAAAGTTTAGAAGGTTTGGAAAGTTTATCTGCTTCTGCCGACGAAAGAAAGGGCTTAGTACTCTGCAATTATCCAGCGAAAGTCATGAAATCTCTTCGTGCTTATGAGGGTAGGGTTTATCGTATTTAG